The following coding sequences are from one Streptomyces sp. NBC_01485 window:
- a CDS encoding TetR family transcriptional regulator, translating to MRTVDGRVAGRRGQATRQKLLDCLSEMLSSSPYRDVKVIDVARKAGTSPATFYQYFPDVEGAVLEIAEQMAAEGAELTALVTGRSWVGKAGWQTAQELVDGFLEFWRKHDAILRVVDLGAAEGDKRFYKLRMKILNSVNNSLSDAVAELQSKGKVDKDVNPGAVAGALVAMLAAVASHQKGFQAWGVKQAELKPNLALLVHLGITGKKPTK from the coding sequence GTGCGTACCGTCGACGGCCGCGTGGCCGGTCGGCGCGGGCAGGCGACGCGGCAGAAGCTGCTCGACTGCCTCAGCGAGATGCTCAGCTCCTCTCCCTACCGGGACGTCAAGGTCATCGATGTCGCCCGGAAGGCGGGTACTTCGCCCGCGACGTTCTACCAGTACTTCCCGGACGTCGAGGGTGCCGTCCTGGAGATCGCCGAGCAAATGGCCGCCGAGGGAGCCGAGTTGACCGCTCTGGTCACGGGCCGGTCGTGGGTCGGCAAGGCGGGCTGGCAGACGGCACAGGAACTCGTCGACGGTTTCCTGGAGTTCTGGCGGAAGCACGACGCGATCCTCAGAGTCGTCGATCTCGGTGCGGCGGAGGGCGACAAGCGCTTCTACAAACTCCGCATGAAGATCCTCAACTCGGTGAACAACTCCCTGTCGGACGCGGTCGCCGAGTTGCAGTCCAAGGGCAAGGTCGACAAGGACGTGAACCCGGGCGCCGTCGCCGGTGCGCTCGTCGCGATGCTCGCGGCGGTCGCCTCGCACCAGAAGGGCTTCCAGGCGTGGGGCGTCAAGCAGGCTGAACTCAAGCCGAACCTGGCGCTGTTGGTGCACCTGGGCATCACCGGCAAGAAGCCGACGAAGTAG
- a CDS encoding nitroreductase/quinone reductase family protein: MISGVGAVGVRLVQKVSSTRGFAKVAPHVIPALDRAVHRLTRGKVLLSAQMLPGVILTCTGARSGRPRRTPLACMPEEGGGSWILTGSNFGRTGHPAWTANLLAHPDAEINWKGTHIPVTAVLLAGEDRAAVWKALLAFWPPYATYQARVEREIRLFRITPRP; this comes from the coding sequence GTGATCAGTGGAGTCGGTGCGGTCGGCGTCCGTCTGGTTCAGAAGGTGTCCTCGACCCGGGGCTTCGCGAAAGTCGCCCCGCACGTCATCCCCGCACTCGACCGGGCCGTCCACCGGCTCACCCGGGGAAAAGTGCTGCTCAGCGCCCAGATGCTGCCGGGGGTGATCCTGACCTGCACCGGCGCGCGGAGCGGGCGGCCGCGTCGGACGCCGCTGGCCTGCATGCCCGAGGAGGGCGGCGGGAGCTGGATCCTCACCGGCTCCAACTTCGGCCGCACCGGGCACCCCGCCTGGACCGCCAACCTCCTGGCCCACCCCGACGCCGAGATCAACTGGAAGGGCACGCACATCCCGGTGACGGCCGTGCTGCTCGCGGGGGAGGACCGGGCGGCCGTCTGGAAGGCGCTGCTGGCGTTCTGGCCGCCGTACGCGACGTATCAGGCGCGGGTGGAGCGGGAGATACGGCTGTTCCGGATCACGCCCAGGCCATAG